In Rosa chinensis cultivar Old Blush chromosome 1, RchiOBHm-V2, whole genome shotgun sequence, a genomic segment contains:
- the LOC112196929 gene encoding probable prolyl 4-hydroxylase 12 isoform X2 — translation MKIFLKFSSSSSCSESSMASSLLSIFLLLPIFSISSCSAETRKELRSKEFNQEALIQLGHSVDYNRIDPSRVVHLSWRPRVFLYKGFLSDEECDHLISLANGGEEKSSTEYDEAGNSNTNRMLKSLDLPLSMGDGIVSKIEEKISAWTFLPKENSRALQVLHYDLEEAEKIYNYFGNKSTLEQSEPLLATVILYLSNVTRGGEILLPESELKSNAQSGCGKSSSILKPTKGNAILFFNLHPNGSPDKSSSHARCPILEGEMWCATKFLHVKAIPQENSSSNSDSSDCTDEDDSCPRWADIGECQRNPVFMIGSDDYYGTCRKSCNAC, via the exons ATGAAAATCTTCCtgaaattttcttcttcttcttcttgttctgaaTCTTCAATGGCTTCTTCGCTTCTCTCAATCTTTCTTCTTTTGCCGATCTTCTCCATCTCCTCCTGCTCTGCCGAAAC CAGGAAGGAGTTAAGGAGTAAGGAATTCAACCAGGAAGCATTGATACAGTTGGGTCACTCGGTTGATTACAACAGAATTGACCCGTCAAGGGTTGTTCATCTTTCTTGGCGACCAAG GGTGTTTCTGTACAAAGGATTCCTATCGGATGAGGAGTGTGACCACCTTATTTCTTTG GCAAATGGTGGAGAAGAGAAGTCTTCGACAGAATATGATGAAGCTGGAAACAGCAACACAAATAGGATGCTTAAAAGTTTAGACCTTCCCTTGAGCATGGGG GATGGTATAGTTTCAAAGATTGAGGAAAAGATCTCGGCCTGGACTTTCCTTCCTAAAG AGAACAGCAGAGCTTTACAGGTTTTGCATTACGACCTTGAGGAGGCAGAGAagatttacaattattttggCAACAAATCCACATTGGAACAAAGTGAGCCCTTGTTAGCAACAGTTATTCTTTATCTCTCAAACGTCACTCGTGGTGGTGAGATTCTACTCCCGGAGTCAGAG CTGAAGAGCAATGCCCAGTCTGGTTGTGGAAAGAGTAGCAGTATCTTGAAACCAACCAAAGGAAACGCAATTCTGTTTTTCAATCTCCATCCTAATGGATCTCCCGACAAGAGCAGTTCCCATGCCCGATGCCCCATACTCGAAGGTGAAATGTGGTGCGCCACAAAGTTCCTTCATGTGAAAGCCATTCCTCAGGAAAATTCCTCCTCCAATTCTGATAGCAGCGATTGCACTGATGAAGACGATAGCTGTCCCAGGTGGGCAGACATTGGGGAGTGTCAAAGGAACCCTGTATTCATGATTGGCTCCGATGATTACTACGGTACATGCAGGAAGAGTTGTAATGCATGCTGA
- the LOC112196929 gene encoding probable prolyl 4-hydroxylase 12 isoform X1, with protein MKIFLKFSSSSSCSESSMASSLLSIFLLLPIFSISSCSAETSRKELRSKEFNQEALIQLGHSVDYNRIDPSRVVHLSWRPRVFLYKGFLSDEECDHLISLANGGEEKSSTEYDEAGNSNTNRMLKSLDLPLSMGDGIVSKIEEKISAWTFLPKENSRALQVLHYDLEEAEKIYNYFGNKSTLEQSEPLLATVILYLSNVTRGGEILLPESELKSNAQSGCGKSSSILKPTKGNAILFFNLHPNGSPDKSSSHARCPILEGEMWCATKFLHVKAIPQENSSSNSDSSDCTDEDDSCPRWADIGECQRNPVFMIGSDDYYGTCRKSCNAC; from the exons ATGAAAATCTTCCtgaaattttcttcttcttcttcttgttctgaaTCTTCAATGGCTTCTTCGCTTCTCTCAATCTTTCTTCTTTTGCCGATCTTCTCCATCTCCTCCTGCTCTGCCGAAAC TAGCAGGAAGGAGTTAAGGAGTAAGGAATTCAACCAGGAAGCATTGATACAGTTGGGTCACTCGGTTGATTACAACAGAATTGACCCGTCAAGGGTTGTTCATCTTTCTTGGCGACCAAG GGTGTTTCTGTACAAAGGATTCCTATCGGATGAGGAGTGTGACCACCTTATTTCTTTG GCAAATGGTGGAGAAGAGAAGTCTTCGACAGAATATGATGAAGCTGGAAACAGCAACACAAATAGGATGCTTAAAAGTTTAGACCTTCCCTTGAGCATGGGG GATGGTATAGTTTCAAAGATTGAGGAAAAGATCTCGGCCTGGACTTTCCTTCCTAAAG AGAACAGCAGAGCTTTACAGGTTTTGCATTACGACCTTGAGGAGGCAGAGAagatttacaattattttggCAACAAATCCACATTGGAACAAAGTGAGCCCTTGTTAGCAACAGTTATTCTTTATCTCTCAAACGTCACTCGTGGTGGTGAGATTCTACTCCCGGAGTCAGAG CTGAAGAGCAATGCCCAGTCTGGTTGTGGAAAGAGTAGCAGTATCTTGAAACCAACCAAAGGAAACGCAATTCTGTTTTTCAATCTCCATCCTAATGGATCTCCCGACAAGAGCAGTTCCCATGCCCGATGCCCCATACTCGAAGGTGAAATGTGGTGCGCCACAAAGTTCCTTCATGTGAAAGCCATTCCTCAGGAAAATTCCTCCTCCAATTCTGATAGCAGCGATTGCACTGATGAAGACGATAGCTGTCCCAGGTGGGCAGACATTGGGGAGTGTCAAAGGAACCCTGTATTCATGATTGGCTCCGATGATTACTACGGTACATGCAGGAAGAGTTGTAATGCATGCTGA
- the LOC112196929 gene encoding probable prolyl 4-hydroxylase 12 isoform X3 → MKIFLKFSSSSSCSESSMASSLLSIFLLLPIFSISSCSAETKELRSKEFNQEALIQLGHSVDYNRIDPSRVVHLSWRPRVFLYKGFLSDEECDHLISLANGGEEKSSTEYDEAGNSNTNRMLKSLDLPLSMGDGIVSKIEEKISAWTFLPKENSRALQVLHYDLEEAEKIYNYFGNKSTLEQSEPLLATVILYLSNVTRGGEILLPESELKSNAQSGCGKSSSILKPTKGNAILFFNLHPNGSPDKSSSHARCPILEGEMWCATKFLHVKAIPQENSSSNSDSSDCTDEDDSCPRWADIGECQRNPVFMIGSDDYYGTCRKSCNAC, encoded by the exons ATGAAAATCTTCCtgaaattttcttcttcttcttcttgttctgaaTCTTCAATGGCTTCTTCGCTTCTCTCAATCTTTCTTCTTTTGCCGATCTTCTCCATCTCCTCCTGCTCTGCCGAAAC GAAGGAGTTAAGGAGTAAGGAATTCAACCAGGAAGCATTGATACAGTTGGGTCACTCGGTTGATTACAACAGAATTGACCCGTCAAGGGTTGTTCATCTTTCTTGGCGACCAAG GGTGTTTCTGTACAAAGGATTCCTATCGGATGAGGAGTGTGACCACCTTATTTCTTTG GCAAATGGTGGAGAAGAGAAGTCTTCGACAGAATATGATGAAGCTGGAAACAGCAACACAAATAGGATGCTTAAAAGTTTAGACCTTCCCTTGAGCATGGGG GATGGTATAGTTTCAAAGATTGAGGAAAAGATCTCGGCCTGGACTTTCCTTCCTAAAG AGAACAGCAGAGCTTTACAGGTTTTGCATTACGACCTTGAGGAGGCAGAGAagatttacaattattttggCAACAAATCCACATTGGAACAAAGTGAGCCCTTGTTAGCAACAGTTATTCTTTATCTCTCAAACGTCACTCGTGGTGGTGAGATTCTACTCCCGGAGTCAGAG CTGAAGAGCAATGCCCAGTCTGGTTGTGGAAAGAGTAGCAGTATCTTGAAACCAACCAAAGGAAACGCAATTCTGTTTTTCAATCTCCATCCTAATGGATCTCCCGACAAGAGCAGTTCCCATGCCCGATGCCCCATACTCGAAGGTGAAATGTGGTGCGCCACAAAGTTCCTTCATGTGAAAGCCATTCCTCAGGAAAATTCCTCCTCCAATTCTGATAGCAGCGATTGCACTGATGAAGACGATAGCTGTCCCAGGTGGGCAGACATTGGGGAGTGTCAAAGGAACCCTGTATTCATGATTGGCTCCGATGATTACTACGGTACATGCAGGAAGAGTTGTAATGCATGCTGA